The Ignavibacteria bacterium genome window below encodes:
- a CDS encoding DUF5335 family protein, with amino-acid sequence MPRREIPRENWMSFFTDFNKSHKEQIVKIEITDDEDYRVDYAESLPFQGLEITSVDEENTSVTVSAGASSSFTHVIDNARSVIIEEHEDHSPKALQVKSSLGRSAIVRFHPVSPDENVR; translated from the coding sequence ATGCCGAGAAGAGAAATACCCCGCGAAAACTGGATGAGTTTTTTTACTGATTTTAACAAAAGCCACAAAGAACAGATAGTTAAAATTGAAATTACAGATGATGAGGACTACAGGGTGGACTATGCTGAAAGCCTCCCCTTCCAGGGCTTGGAAATCACTTCTGTAGACGAGGAAAACACATCCGTAACCGTCTCAGCAGGAGCATCTTCTTCCTTTACCCATGTAATTGACAATGCCAGGAGCGTAATAATTGAGGAACATGAGGATCATTCCCCAAAAGCACTGCAGGTTAAATCCTCTCTCGGAAGGAGTGCTATTGTAAGGTTTCATCCTGTAAGCCCTGATGAGAATGTACGCTGA
- a CDS encoding Nramp family divalent metal transporter, which translates to MKDVIESRKYDAPTPANETESGFRKIFKKLGPGLITGASDDDPSGIATYSQIGAHFGFSMLWTILLSYPLMGAIQEISARIGRVTGRGIAGNIRKYYSRWLAFLIVGLMVTANIINIGADIAAMGSSLKLLIGGPALLYSAVFSLISIYLQIFIPYSKYVRYLKWLTMSLFAYIITVMIVKVPWGTTIFNTFIPNFSLNPVYLTSLIAVLGTTISPYLFFWQASQEVEEIKTKDEDEALKKAPEQAQGQIKRIKIDTYIGMAFSNLVSYFIILASAVTLHLKHVTEINTAADAAAALKPLAGEFSFLLFSAGIIGTGLLAIPVLAGSAAYAVGEAFRWKIGLEQKPRRARNFYSVLALSIILGLAIDFTPINPIKALFWAAVINGITAGPVMIMLMLMSANKKVMGDFTISRGLKVMGWLSTLVMILASVGLFLT; encoded by the coding sequence ATGAAGGATGTTATAGAAAGCAGGAAATATGATGCTCCAACACCTGCAAATGAAACTGAATCGGGATTCAGGAAAATTTTTAAGAAATTAGGGCCGGGACTTATAACGGGAGCTTCCGATGACGACCCAAGCGGAATTGCCACCTATAGCCAGATTGGCGCGCACTTCGGCTTCAGCATGCTCTGGACAATACTTCTTTCCTATCCTCTTATGGGCGCCATTCAGGAGATCAGTGCACGCATTGGACGCGTTACGGGCCGCGGCATTGCGGGCAATATCAGAAAGTATTACTCCAGATGGCTCGCCTTTCTAATTGTGGGACTCATGGTAACGGCAAACATTATAAACATTGGAGCCGATATTGCTGCCATGGGAAGCTCTCTTAAGCTCTTAATCGGGGGGCCGGCACTCCTTTATTCAGCCGTTTTCTCTCTTATTTCAATATACCTGCAGATTTTTATCCCCTACTCAAAATATGTACGCTATCTGAAATGGCTTACAATGTCACTTTTTGCTTACATAATTACTGTAATGATAGTAAAAGTGCCATGGGGCACCACAATTTTTAATACCTTTATACCCAACTTCTCACTTAATCCGGTTTACCTTACTTCTTTAATTGCGGTTCTGGGCACTACAATAAGCCCTTATCTTTTTTTCTGGCAGGCAAGCCAGGAGGTGGAAGAAATTAAAACAAAAGATGAGGATGAGGCCCTGAAGAAAGCTCCCGAGCAGGCCCAGGGGCAGATAAAGAGGATAAAAATTGACACCTACATTGGCATGGCGTTCTCAAACCTGGTTTCTTATTTCATAATTCTTGCCTCAGCCGTAACACTCCATTTAAAGCATGTAACTGAAATCAATACGGCTGCCGATGCAGCCGCGGCCCTTAAGCCTCTTGCCGGTGAATTTTCATTCCTCCTTTTCAGCGCGGGAATAATCGGAACGGGACTTCTGGCCATTCCGGTTTTAGCCGGAAGTGCGGCTTATGCCGTCGGTGAGGCTTTCCGCTGGAAGATCGGCCTGGAGCAAAAGCCCAGGAGGGCAAGGAACTTTTATTCCGTACTGGCCCTTTCTATCATCCTTGGCCTTGCAATCGATTTCACCCCGATTAACCCTATAAAAGCTCTTTTCTGGGCTGCCGTGATAAATGGAATAACAGCGGGCCCTGTAATGATAATGCTGATGCTGATGTCGGCAAACAAGAAGGTCATGGGGGACTTTACAATTTCAAGAGGGCTTAAGGTGATGGGATGGCTTTCCACGCTTGTAATGATCCTGGCTTCGGTGGGATTATTCCTTACATGA
- a CDS encoding fibronectin type III domain-containing protein yields the protein MKIKFLLSLGILALAFAGLSCTDDNGVVYNNLNDPFSSIYEPQAPSSLTATVMADSGIMLSWKSNSLKEDGFRIFSRKGIIGDLVKIAQVPAKTTTYFDRFQVHSGVTYYYQVASFNKNIRGNYSKEIHVQW from the coding sequence ATGAAAATTAAATTTCTTTTATCCCTTGGGATACTGGCTCTTGCCTTTGCTGGCTTAAGCTGTACCGATGACAACGGGGTTGTTTACAACAATTTAAATGATCCTTTTTCAAGCATATACGAACCCCAGGCTCCCAGCTCCCTTACGGCAACTGTTATGGCGGATTCCGGTATAATGCTTTCCTGGAAATCCAACAGCCTGAAAGAAGATGGATTCAGGATATTCAGCAGAAAGGGAATAATAGGGGATTTAGTGAAAATTGCCCAGGTGCCGGCAAAGACCACAACTTATTTTGACCGGTTCCAGGTACATTCCGGAGTTACTTACTATTATCAGGTCGCTTCATTCAACAAAAATATACGTGGGAATTACTCCAAAGAAATACATGTGCAATGGTAA
- a CDS encoding PEGA domain-containing protein produces MLNRFFSVFLLLLLFQSRALPQDSQNVSSTVIDSTLGSITIKSRPAEARVFIDGSLRGVTPLKLVLPAGKYSLNLLKDGFESSFNSVEIRGAQTRTIDDSLYAVPKFKLTTVPANASIFIDSSYTGKSPVNDFLLSSGKHRLRVSLDGYEDLSMNLTLRPGDNAALKLLLIPNFGFLSLNVPPSGAEVFIDNVKMSPDRVSKLKLPAGEHDLRVFSPAIDRSIQERIYIAPRVESEVTAPLEGYSVKAALLSAVLPGLGQFLDGSYLKGSLEFLSTAGMGYLVCLANDAKNRKKTDLDLATLEYSLAETEAGAFLAREKLTRASSDLTTAKNKVSISIAALGAAYGLTILDALIFHSKEQRFYIKRTILPYEGLEKYGSLENIEMGVNLHF; encoded by the coding sequence ATGTTAAACCGCTTTTTTTCTGTATTCTTACTCCTGCTCCTTTTCCAAAGCAGGGCTTTGCCGCAGGATTCACAGAATGTTTCATCCACAGTTATTGATTCAACGCTTGGCAGTATTACGATAAAAAGCCGCCCTGCTGAAGCCAGAGTTTTTATCGACGGTTCTCTTAGGGGAGTTACCCCTTTGAAACTTGTACTTCCGGCTGGTAAATACTCGCTTAACCTTCTTAAGGATGGATTTGAATCCTCCTTCAATTCCGTAGAGATTCGTGGAGCACAGACCAGGACAATAGACGATTCGTTATACGCAGTTCCAAAGTTTAAGCTTACTACAGTTCCAGCCAATGCGAGTATCTTTATTGACAGCTCATATACAGGCAAGTCCCCGGTAAATGATTTCCTGCTTTCCTCAGGTAAACATCGCCTGAGAGTTTCCCTCGACGGCTATGAGGATTTATCCATGAATTTAACTTTGAGGCCGGGAGATAATGCAGCACTCAAGCTCTTACTTATACCAAATTTCGGTTTCCTTAGTTTGAATGTTCCGCCTTCAGGTGCTGAGGTCTTTATTGACAATGTAAAAATGAGCCCGGACAGAGTGTCAAAACTAAAGCTGCCGGCTGGTGAGCACGATCTAAGGGTATTTAGTCCTGCCATAGACAGATCAATTCAGGAGCGTATATACATTGCACCCAGAGTCGAGAGTGAAGTGACTGCCCCGCTGGAGGGCTATTCGGTAAAGGCTGCATTACTATCTGCAGTGTTGCCTGGTCTGGGACAGTTTCTGGATGGAAGCTACCTTAAAGGATCACTTGAATTCTTAAGCACAGCCGGAATGGGCTACCTTGTCTGTTTGGCAAATGACGCTAAAAACAGGAAGAAAACTGATCTTGACCTGGCCACACTGGAATATAGTCTTGCAGAAACTGAAGCTGGTGCATTTTTAGCAAGGGAAAAATTAACAAGAGCATCCAGTGATCTGACAACAGCAAAGAACAAGGTCTCTATATCCATCGCAGCCTTAGGTGCTGCATATGGTCTTACGATTTTAGATGCGCTGATCTTTCATTCAAAAGAACAGCGGTTTTATATCAAGAGAACGATACTTCCTTATGAGGGGCTGGAGAAGTACGGCAGCCTGGAAAATATCGAAATGGGAGTAAATTTACATTTTTAA
- a CDS encoding DedA family protein: METINYWIQHYGYGGIYVLLMLGIVGVPVPDETLLALSGFLAFKGELSLIPVFFSGFLGSITGITISYFIGRGFGKVFLEKYGHYIHITKERLEKAHVWFKKIGKWALLFGYFIPGVRHVISLLAGSTKMNYPEFALYTYAGGFIWASTFISIGYFFGEKWQKVMEAIHRHIIISSIVLIIVITGVILLRNYWLNKKSIPAKDPGH; encoded by the coding sequence ATGGAAACCATAAACTACTGGATCCAGCATTACGGGTATGGAGGCATTTACGTGCTCTTAATGCTGGGAATTGTAGGAGTTCCTGTTCCGGATGAAACCCTTCTTGCACTCTCGGGTTTTCTGGCATTTAAGGGGGAGCTTTCACTTATTCCGGTATTCTTCTCAGGTTTTCTAGGAAGTATAACAGGGATCACCATCAGCTACTTTATCGGGCGGGGCTTCGGAAAGGTGTTCTTAGAAAAATACGGGCACTACATACATATAACAAAGGAGCGCCTGGAGAAGGCTCATGTGTGGTTTAAGAAGATAGGGAAGTGGGCACTGTTATTCGGGTATTTCATTCCCGGCGTAAGGCACGTAATATCTCTTCTTGCCGGATCAACAAAAATGAATTATCCGGAATTCGCCCTCTACACTTATGCGGGGGGATTTATCTGGGCCTCCACCTTTATCTCCATTGGATATTTCTTCGGTGAAAAGTGGCAGAAGGTTATGGAAGCCATTCATCGTCATATAATAATTTCTTCAATTGTACTTATTATCGTAATAACAGGCGTTATACTTCTTAGGAATTACTGGCTGAATAAAAAAAGTATTCCTGCAAAAGACCCGGGTCATTAG
- a CDS encoding glycogen debranching protein, which produces MRLLYRPLLSSFIILFLFTSVPAQRQLYKSDTYSVYSDRVVQNGFTALAKTRNELISDYKSSFRKKTQRTVVMKFSINGPDNERAPGQDHHFILIPGVRKDTAYFSFGKPDTGITHDKLEKRSKIDPLNPYLDEDKDLVIRLDMREVLSDFKKKGYFETYDKAKLPAESFKAVYVAGANEPLNWNFPALPDHPEMSLKDPDGDGIYEVTIHFPKEYSSEEKSAVKSWKLSKDISRFPSYESPDILIDALYNKAMEEMLEDVREDGAFMAGAQWTGVWTRDISYSILLSMAIVNPDASKTSLMAKVKNGIIIQDTGTGGAWPVSSDRMTWALAAWEVYKTTGDKQWLKTSFEIIKKSAGADLENVLDTSTGLFMGESSFLDWREQTYPRWMDPKDIYKSKNLGTNMVHYETYRILSEMAKLLGEATEKYDSTAAGIKDGINRYLWMEDKGYYGQYLYGRNYLSLSPKSEALGEALSVIFDGAGTPQRQKKIIQNVPVTPFGLPCIYPEIPDMPPYHNNSVWPFVESFWAWASAKTGNNQSVLGAMASVYRPAALFLTNKENLVAQTGDFLGTEINSDRQLWSLSGNLALTYRVIYGMRFTADSLVFMPFIPKEYEGQRTLKNLKYRSAALEVSVEGYGNKIASVRLDGRPYSEAAIPASLSGSHRLEIFMNNSLPEGGKVNMQDVAFAPEIPAVKYEDTKLSWNRTGGAIRYVVCKNGSEAFNTDKTEFEVKPNDPYMEYQVKAVDKNGLESFLSAPVTITISPEGEIYTFQAEESQAVDNTADREGSKYSGFTGTGYLVLDKSKNREVSFEVDLPEAGLYSIDFRYANGNGPINTENKCAIRTLVVDGRTMGAVVMPQRGDNLWTDWGFTNSLKAELSKGRHILTLKFSEYDDNMNVDVNGALLDSMRLILLK; this is translated from the coding sequence ATGCGGTTACTCTATAGGCCGTTACTTTCCAGTTTTATCATACTTTTTTTATTTACCTCTGTTCCGGCGCAAAGGCAATTATATAAGTCGGATACGTACAGCGTTTATTCCGACAGGGTGGTGCAGAACGGATTTACTGCACTGGCTAAAACGAGGAATGAACTGATCTCCGATTACAAAAGCAGCTTCAGGAAGAAAACCCAGAGAACAGTTGTAATGAAGTTCAGTATCAACGGCCCGGATAATGAAAGGGCCCCGGGGCAGGATCACCACTTCATTTTAATCCCTGGGGTCCGGAAAGATACGGCCTACTTTTCGTTCGGCAAGCCTGATACAGGAATTACACACGATAAACTTGAAAAAAGGAGTAAGATTGATCCTTTGAACCCTTACCTGGATGAAGACAAGGATCTTGTAATACGCCTGGATATGAGGGAAGTTTTAAGTGACTTTAAGAAAAAAGGATATTTTGAGACATACGACAAGGCAAAGCTTCCGGCTGAAAGCTTTAAGGCAGTTTACGTTGCAGGAGCAAACGAACCTCTCAACTGGAATTTCCCGGCACTTCCGGATCATCCGGAAATGAGCCTGAAGGATCCGGATGGCGACGGGATCTATGAAGTTACAATACATTTTCCAAAAGAATATTCTTCTGAAGAAAAAAGTGCCGTTAAATCGTGGAAGCTTTCAAAGGACATTTCACGATTTCCTTCCTATGAGTCGCCCGACATTTTAATCGACGCACTTTATAACAAGGCAATGGAGGAGATGCTTGAGGACGTAAGAGAAGACGGGGCTTTTATGGCAGGCGCACAGTGGACCGGTGTCTGGACACGCGACATCAGCTACAGCATTCTGCTCTCAATGGCAATTGTTAACCCCGATGCCTCAAAGACGAGCCTTATGGCAAAAGTTAAAAACGGAATTATTATTCAGGATACAGGAACCGGAGGAGCCTGGCCGGTCTCATCGGACAGGATGACATGGGCCCTTGCAGCCTGGGAAGTCTATAAGACTACAGGGGATAAACAGTGGCTTAAAACTTCTTTCGAAATAATAAAGAAGTCTGCCGGGGCCGACCTTGAAAATGTGCTCGACACCTCAACAGGACTTTTTATGGGGGAATCTTCTTTTCTCGACTGGCGCGAGCAGACATATCCAAGGTGGATGGATCCCAAAGATATTTATAAATCGAAAAACCTCGGCACAAATATGGTCCATTACGAGACCTACCGCATCCTTTCTGAAATGGCAAAGCTCCTTGGTGAAGCAACAGAAAAATATGATAGTACTGCTGCAGGAATAAAAGATGGAATAAACAGGTATCTCTGGATGGAGGATAAAGGCTACTACGGGCAGTACCTCTATGGAAGGAACTATTTAAGCCTGTCTCCAAAAAGTGAAGCCCTGGGTGAGGCTTTAAGCGTGATCTTTGATGGCGCAGGCACTCCCCAAAGGCAGAAAAAAATCATTCAGAATGTACCGGTTACACCCTTCGGCCTTCCGTGCATTTATCCGGAAATACCTGACATGCCGCCTTATCATAACAATTCCGTGTGGCCTTTTGTCGAGTCGTTCTGGGCATGGGCCTCGGCCAAAACGGGGAACAATCAGTCAGTCTTAGGCGCAATGGCGTCTGTATACAGGCCTGCGGCACTTTTCCTTACAAACAAGGAAAACCTTGTAGCCCAAACGGGGGACTTCCTGGGGACGGAAATAAATTCCGACCGCCAGCTCTGGAGTCTTTCAGGCAACCTTGCTTTGACCTATAGAGTGATCTATGGGATGCGCTTTACTGCCGATTCACTCGTATTCATGCCTTTTATACCCAAAGAATATGAAGGCCAAAGAACACTCAAAAATCTTAAGTACCGCAGTGCAGCTCTTGAGGTTTCAGTTGAAGGCTATGGCAATAAGATCGCCTCTGTAAGGCTTGACGGAAGGCCTTATTCTGAGGCAGCAATTCCGGCTTCTTTAAGCGGTAGTCATAGACTTGAAATATTCATGAATAACAGTTTGCCTGAAGGTGGGAAAGTAAACATGCAGGATGTAGCCTTTGCGCCTGAGATTCCGGCGGTTAAATATGAAGATACAAAATTAAGCTGGAACAGGACTGGTGGGGCTATCCGGTATGTAGTCTGTAAAAACGGGAGTGAGGCATTTAATACTGATAAGACAGAGTTTGAGGTAAAACCAAACGATCCTTATATGGAATATCAGGTAAAGGCTGTCGACAAAAACGGACTTGAATCATTTCTTAGCGCCCCGGTTACAATTACCATTTCACCTGAAGGGGAAATATATACTTTCCAGGCAGAAGAAAGTCAGGCAGTGGATAATACAGCAGATAGGGAGGGGAGTAAGTACTCAGGCTTTACGGGCACGGGTTATCTGGTGCTGGATAAAAGTAAAAACAGGGAAGTCAGCTTTGAGGTTGATTTGCCTGAAGCCGGACTCTACAGCATAGATTTCAGGTATGCCAATGGAAACGGCCCCATTAATACGGAAAACAAATGTGCCATAAGGACTCTTGTTGTTGACGGCAGGACTATGGGTGCTGTAGTTATGCCGCAGAGGGGGGACAATCTTTGGACTGACTGGGGCTTTACAAACTCACTGAAAGCGGAGTTGTCAAAGGGCAGGCATATTCTGACATTGAAATTCAGCGAATATGATGATAATATGAATGTAGATGTAAACGGTGCACTTTTAGACAGCATGCGCCTCATCTTACTAAAATAA
- a CDS encoding alpha/beta hydrolase fold domain-containing protein yields MKPSTGFLVHLACICIVVFSFSSTLHAQKPAYANIEYAKVEGGSLRLDIYLPKQPKGKLPLVVWIHGGGWKYGNKSSAIQAAQLLLPKGYAVAGINYRLSQDSVFPAQLNDCKAAIRFLRANASQYNIDPERIGVWGSSAGGHLSALLGTTGGIMTSASGDISMNIEGNVGGYFEYSSRIQAVCDFYGPTDFLKMDGYHLQPRSNEALLIGGPLRKNKDRCILANPIRYVSPDDPPFFIAHGTNDPVVPFSQSDLLNKALKQAFSTNRKEVVFYPVKDAIHGGNAFNSDALLKRVVAFFDRNLKIPVLETDKLAGYEDKFFLHQNYPNPFNPFTIINYSLARPGFVNLEVFDCRGRSVMSLVNRYELPGSYSISFNPSKGIKSGIYYYRLTAGKDVMTRKMLLFK; encoded by the coding sequence ATGAAGCCATCAACTGGTTTCTTAGTTCATTTAGCTTGTATCTGTATTGTTGTATTCTCTTTCAGTTCCACGCTCCACGCACAGAAGCCAGCCTATGCAAATATTGAGTATGCAAAGGTAGAAGGCGGGAGCCTCAGGCTGGATATCTATCTGCCGAAGCAACCAAAGGGTAAGCTGCCTCTGGTTGTATGGATACACGGAGGGGGATGGAAATACGGAAACAAATCGAGCGCCATTCAGGCTGCACAACTCCTGCTGCCCAAAGGCTATGCTGTAGCCGGAATAAATTACCGGCTGAGCCAGGATTCGGTATTTCCCGCACAGTTAAATGACTGCAAGGCTGCAATCAGGTTTTTAAGGGCGAATGCCAGCCAGTACAACATTGATCCGGAGAGGATCGGCGTCTGGGGCTCCTCGGCAGGAGGGCACCTTTCGGCGCTGCTTGGAACAACCGGCGGCATAATGACTTCAGCCAGCGGCGACATTTCGATGAATATAGAGGGAAACGTGGGAGGCTATTTTGAATACAGCAGCAGGATTCAGGCTGTATGCGACTTCTACGGCCCGACTGATTTTCTTAAAATGGACGGCTATCATCTTCAGCCAAGATCAAATGAGGCGCTTCTTATCGGCGGACCGCTTCGTAAGAATAAAGACAGGTGCATACTGGCTAATCCAATCAGGTATGTCAGCCCTGATGATCCCCCGTTTTTTATAGCTCACGGGACTAATGATCCTGTTGTTCCTTTTAGCCAGAGCGATCTTCTGAATAAGGCCTTGAAGCAGGCGTTTTCCACGAACAGAAAAGAAGTAGTCTTTTATCCCGTAAAAGATGCAATTCACGGCGGAAACGCCTTTAATTCTGACGCGCTTCTAAAAAGAGTGGTGGCATTCTTTGACCGCAACCTTAAAATTCCCGTCCTGGAGACAGATAAGCTGGCCGGATACGAGGATAAGTTTTTCCTTCATCAGAACTACCCGAACCCGTTTAACCCGTTTACCATAATAAACTACAGCCTTGCAAGGCCGGGATTTGTAAACCTCGAGGTCTTTGACTGCAGGGGGCGTTCTGTAATGAGCCTTGTAAACCGCTACGAACTGCCCGGCAGCTACAGCATCAGCTTTAATCCTTCCAAAGGCATAAAAAGCGGCATCTATTACTACCGTCTGACGGCGGGAAAAGATGTAATGACAAGAAAGATGCTTCTCTTTAAGTGA
- the panB gene encoding 3-methyl-2-oxobutanoate hydroxymethyltransferase, which yields MTGYISNDLRKVTTHRLIEMKQRGEIISMLTAYDYTTALIFDGAGLDAILVGDSASNVMAGNTTTVPMRLDQMIYHAQCVVRGVKRALVIVDMPFGTYQVNETLAVTNAIRIMQECGADGLKLEGGEEIVPMVKKIIDSGIPVMGHLGLTPQSINKFGTYAVRAREDAEAEKLVRDAHLLEQAGCFALVLEKIPATLAERVASELKIPVIGIGAGGAVDGQVLVYADMLGMNKGFSPRFLRRYADLHTIITEAVSHYIEDVKSRSFPNDKEQY from the coding sequence ATGACTGGATATATTAGCAACGATTTACGCAAGGTAACCACGCACAGGCTGATTGAAATGAAGCAGCGCGGTGAAATAATTTCCATGCTGACTGCATACGATTACACAACTGCACTGATATTTGACGGGGCAGGACTTGATGCAATTCTGGTTGGAGACAGCGCCTCGAATGTAATGGCAGGAAACACGACAACAGTGCCTATGAGGCTCGATCAGATGATATATCATGCACAATGCGTTGTACGCGGAGTAAAAAGGGCGCTTGTTATAGTTGATATGCCGTTCGGCACCTATCAGGTAAATGAAACTCTCGCAGTAACAAATGCCATCAGAATTATGCAGGAATGCGGTGCGGATGGTCTGAAGTTAGAAGGCGGGGAAGAAATAGTCCCTATGGTAAAGAAGATCATAGATTCCGGAATTCCTGTAATGGGACACCTGGGACTAACGCCGCAGAGCATAAATAAATTCGGAACTTACGCCGTCCGTGCAAGAGAAGACGCTGAGGCTGAGAAACTTGTCCGTGACGCCCACCTTCTGGAACAGGCAGGCTGTTTTGCACTTGTGCTTGAGAAAATACCCGCAACGCTTGCTGAGCGCGTGGCTTCGGAGTTAAAAATACCTGTTATTGGCATTGGAGCCGGCGGAGCTGTGGACGGACAGGTATTGGTTTATGCCGATATGCTGGGTATGAATAAGGGGTTCAGCCCCCGCTTCTTAAGACGTTATGCGGACCTGCACACAATTATTACGGAGGCAGTAAGCCATTATATTGAAGACGTCAAAAGCAGAAGTTTTCCTAACGACAAGGAGCAGTATTAG
- a CDS encoding EamA family transporter, producing the protein MRKENFKAYLAWVNVCILWGTTYLAIRIGVEEWPPMLFAGLRWILAGIILIIFLKAKGYQMPGMKDFLNISVMGILLLGFGNGLIVVSEITVPSGLAALLITTVPFWIVGVEAAMPHGIRLNLNVLLGLIIGLLGVGVIFGTDLDAFTDPAYMKGIIVLLIGVFLWALGTLYSKYKRLSVAPLTSAAFQMLTAGVLQTLYGLITGEQHHMAVGLHGWMAFLYLVSFGSLIGYTSYIYAVTHLPVSFVSTYSYINPVIALILGWLVLGEKLDLSTIVAAAVIFAGVLLVKKGTGERQKLPQAD; encoded by the coding sequence ATGCGTAAAGAAAATTTCAAAGCATACCTTGCCTGGGTAAATGTGTGCATACTCTGGGGCACAACCTATCTGGCTATCAGAATAGGAGTCGAAGAATGGCCCCCCATGCTTTTTGCCGGCTTAAGATGGATCCTGGCAGGGATAATTCTCATTATCTTTCTTAAAGCAAAAGGCTACCAAATGCCGGGTATGAAAGATTTCCTGAATATCTCGGTTATGGGAATTCTGCTTTTGGGATTTGGAAACGGACTTATCGTCGTCAGTGAAATTACGGTCCCGAGCGGACTTGCAGCCCTCCTGATAACGACTGTCCCCTTCTGGATCGTGGGCGTTGAGGCCGCTATGCCGCATGGAATAAGGCTGAATCTGAATGTGTTGCTGGGACTTATAATAGGGCTCCTTGGAGTTGGGGTTATTTTCGGGACCGACCTGGATGCATTTACAGATCCTGCCTATATGAAAGGAATAATAGTCCTCTTAATCGGAGTTTTCCTCTGGGCTTTAGGCACACTCTACTCCAAATATAAGCGCCTCAGCGTGGCTCCCCTTACAAGCGCTGCCTTCCAGATGCTCACGGCAGGAGTTCTGCAGACCCTCTACGGCCTCATCACAGGCGAACAGCATCATATGGCGGTCGGGCTTCATGGCTGGATGGCATTCCTGTACCTTGTCAGCTTCGGCTCTCTTATAGGATATACATCATACATTTACGCAGTTACACATCTTCCGGTATCCTTTGTCTCAACTTACTCCTATATAAATCCTGTAATTGCGCTTATCTTAGGCTGGCTCGTGCTTGGTGAAAAACTCGACCTCAGCACAATAGTTGCCGCTGCCGTAATCTTTGCAGGCGTACTGCTGGTAAAAAAAGGAACCGGAGAAAGACAAAAGCTGCCGCAGGCAGATTAG
- a CDS encoding GNAT family N-acetyltransferase produces MRTVKFLEGEKIYLRPIQEKDLELVEFGKNDTDVRETLFLFAPMTQEQVRQEMNSWSSSKEIMFFTICSRTDDEPVGQTAFVRIDYVSRAAVFYIAIYDPQFWSKGFGGEATKLMVKYAFEILNLNRIQLHVCSENSKGVKAYEKAGFKIEGTLRQAMYHFNRYIDFYVMGILREEYYKMKSEAK; encoded by the coding sequence ATGCGGACAGTTAAGTTTCTTGAAGGAGAAAAAATTTATTTAAGGCCCATTCAGGAGAAGGACCTTGAACTTGTGGAATTTGGGAAAAACGATACAGATGTAAGGGAAACCCTATTCCTTTTTGCACCAATGACCCAGGAGCAGGTGCGGCAGGAGATGAACTCCTGGAGTTCAAGTAAAGAGATCATGTTCTTTACCATCTGCAGCCGGACTGACGATGAGCCCGTAGGGCAGACGGCATTCGTCAGAATTGACTACGTCAGCCGTGCGGCCGTCTTCTACATTGCCATATATGACCCGCAGTTCTGGTCGAAAGGCTTTGGAGGAGAGGCTACTAAACTAATGGTGAAATATGCCTTTGAAATCCTTAACCTGAATAGAATACAGCTCCACGTCTGCAGCGAAAACTCAAAAGGCGTTAAGGCTTATGAAAAGGCGGGCTTTAAGATTGAAGGCACCTTAAGGCAGGCAATGTACCACTTCAACAGGTACATAGATTTTTATGTCATGGGTATTTTAAGGGAAGAATATTATAAAATGAAATCTGAAGCTAAATAA
- the yjjX gene encoding inosine/xanthosine triphosphatase produces MLVLVGSGNPVKVNAVKDSFSKYFENVEVKSFATASGVSDQPFGEDTFTGARNRAMELTLINRRENLGADFFVGIEGGVLNYFSRWFGFGVMCVMDGNGKTGFGTSPHFELPQVVVEELHAGKELGIVMDELTGKMNTKYHNGAIGFFTNGVMDRKDLYVHGMIVALAPFLHRELFFNQG; encoded by the coding sequence ATGCTCGTTTTAGTCGGATCGGGCAACCCGGTCAAGGTAAACGCTGTTAAAGACAGCTTTTCGAAATATTTTGAAAATGTCGAAGTTAAAAGTTTCGCGACCGCCTCGGGCGTTTCAGACCAGCCTTTCGGCGAAGACACCTTTACGGGTGCCAGGAACAGGGCCATGGAACTGACTCTGATAAACAGGCGTGAAAACCTCGGCGCCGATTTCTTTGTGGGAATTGAAGGAGGCGTCCTTAATTACTTCTCGCGCTGGTTCGGTTTCGGCGTCATGTGCGTAATGGATGGTAATGGGAAAACGGGGTTCGGCACTTCCCCGCACTTCGAACTGCCGCAGGTGGTGGTTGAAGAACTCCACGCCGGAAAAGAGCTCGGAATTGTAATGGACGAGCTGACAGGCAAAATGAATACGAAGTACCATAACGGGGCGATAGGATTTTTCACCAACGGCGTTATGGATAGAAAGGACCTATACGTGCATGGAATGATCGTGGCCCTGGCACCTTTTCTGCACAGGGAGCTTTTTTTTAACCAGGGCTGA